In Saccharomyces kudriavzevii IFO 1802 strain IFO1802 genome assembly, chromosome: 9, the following proteins share a genomic window:
- the CST6 gene encoding Cst6p (similar to Saccharomyces cerevisiae ACA1 (YER045C) and CST6 (YIL036W); ancestral locus Anc_7.211), with amino-acid sequence MFTGHEYRSVDSTSTKQKENNRRDIDDTSKILNNKIPHAINNASAVVTATANRDVSPTNRPLDPQDVNYSTDVAGVVDSMHNYATASRDSLTPQYTNMAARNTGLHNQVVNANSNYHQPTYLRQQQQQQQQQQQSPSMKTEEESQLYGDILLNSGVVSDVNQNLASSTNLNHLSSTRKSAPNDAVADATNAANTTALNRQLYFMNMNMNNNPHALNDPSIMETLSPFFQPFGVDVAHLPMTNPPIFQSSLPGCDVPIRRRRISISNGQISQLGEDIETLENLHNTQPPPMPNFHNYNAVNHNKNVSHKQTFNQAAPANIPAYGAKKVTNPSNGTISGDQNTNFSKNQQQTFVNSLSKNNPAESVSDLEGMTIFAPTTDADNLANKNMTKSSIRESHSNPSFISRTQGPRMNLGDNPLENPTPGTTVWKRARLLERNRIAASKCRQRKKVAQLQLQKEFNEIKGENRILQKKLNYYEKLISKFKKFSKIHLREHEKLAKNSDGNGESTSNNSKSESMTVDSLKIIEELLMIDSDVTEVDKETGKIISIKHEPSSQRFGSDIDDNGDDYDDDDMSLKVGEGRNNPENQTLLNSDREAKASSLYEQNGV; translated from the coding sequence ATGTTTACCGGCCATGAATATCGTTCCGTAGATTCTACCTCCACcaagcaaaaagaaaataataggCGTGATATCGATGACACGTCAAAGATCTTGAATAACAAGATACCGCATGCCATCAATAATGCTTCTGCTGTCGTTACAGCCACTGCTAATAGAGACGTTTCACCTACAAATAGGCCTTTGGATCCCCAAGATGTAAACTATAGCACCGACGTCGCTGGCGTGGTCGATTCGATGCATAACTATGCTACTGCTAGTAGAGATTCTCTGACCCCCCAATATACCAACATGGCAGCTAGAAACACCGGTTTGCACAATCAGGTCGTCAATGCTAACTCAAACTACCACCAGCCCACGTATCTtcgacaacaacaacaacaacaacaacaacaacaacaatcgCCCTCTATGAAAACCGAGGAGGAGTCTCAGCTCTATGGtgatattcttttgaattctggCGTCGTATCCGATGTGAATCAAAATTTAGCCAGCTCCACAAATCTAAACCATCTGTCTTCTACTCGCAAATCTGCACCAAACGATGCTGTTGCTGATGCAACTAACGCCGCTAACACAACCGCCTTGAATAGGCAATTATATTTCATGAATATGAACATGAACAACAATCCGCATGCCCTAAATGATCCGTCCATCATGGAGACTCTATCGCCATTCTTTCAACCTTTTGGTGTGGATGTCGCACATTTGCCCATGACGAATCCAccgatttttcaaagttctCTTCCGGGGTGTGACGTACCAattagaagaagaagaatctcGATTTCTAACGGTCAAATTAGCCAGTTAGGCGAGGATATTGAAACCTTGGAAAACCTTCATAATACCCAACCGCCCCCCATGCCCAATTTCCACAATTATAATGCCGTAAATCACAACAAAAATGTATCACATAAACAGACCTTTAATCAGGCAGCACCGGCCAATATTCCAGCATATGgtgcaaaaaaagttacTAATCCCTCGAATGGCACAATCTCGGGTGATCAAAATACCAACTTCTCAAAAAACCAGCAGCAAACTTTTGTGAACTCActatcaaaaaataatccGGCGGAGAGCGTAAGCGATCTGGAAGGTATGACGATATTTGCGCCAACTACTGACGCCGATAATTTGGCAAATAAAAACATGACCAAATCCTCAATTAGAGAATCACATTCTAATCCCAGTTTCATTTCAAGAACTCAGGGACCTCGCATGAATTTAGGAGACAATCCATTAGAAAATCCAACCCCAGGTACAACAGTATGGAAAAGGGCAAGATTATTAGAGAGAAACAGAATTGCAGCTTCTAAATGCAGACAAAGGAAGAAGGTTGCGCAACTACAGCTCCAAAAGGAATTTAATGAGATCAAGGGCGAAAATAGAATTTTGCAGAAAAAACTGAATTATTACGAGAAATTAATTTctaaattcaagaaattttctaaaattcATTTACGTgaacatgaaaaattagCAAAAAACTCGGACGGTAATGGTGAAAGTACCAGTAATAATAGCAAAAGTGAAAGCATGACTGTGGATTCCTTAAAGATCATTGAAGAACTGTTAATGATCGATTCGGACGTTACAGAAGTGGATAAAGAGACTGGCAAAATCATATCAATCAAACATGAACCGTCTTCGCAACGTTTTGGGAGCGatattgatgataatggtgatgattatgatgatgatgatatgaGTCTCAAAGTTGGGGAAGGTAGGAACAATCCCGAAAATCAAACATTGCTCAACTCTGACAGGGAGGCCAAAGCATCCAGTCTCTATGAACAGAACGGCGTttga
- the NOT3 gene encoding CCR4-NOT core subunit NOT3 (similar to Saccharomyces cerevisiae NOT3 (YIL038C); ancestral locus Anc_7.214), whose translation MAHRKLQQEVDRVFKKINEGLEIFNSYYERHESCTNNPSQKDKLESDLKREVKKLQRLREQIKSWQSSPDIKDKDSLLDYRRSVEIAMEKYKAVEKASKEKAYSNISLKKSETLDPQERERRDMSEYLSQMIDELERQYDSLQVEIDKLLLLNKKKKTSSTSNDEKKEQFKHFQGRYRWHQQQMELGLRLLANEELDPQDVKNVQDDINYFVESNQDADFVEDETIYDGLNLQSNEAIAHEVAQYFASQNAEDNDTSDANESLQDISKLSRKEQRKLEREAKKAAKLLAKNATGSNISAPGPSNTPSPVTPFADISKETERSPSASPIHNMVKPEGPTKASSIKSPKPSTDNLLPSLQKSPSSATPETPTSVHTHIHQTPNGITGATTLKPATLPAKPTGELKWAVAASQAIEKDRKVTSASSTISNTSTKTPTTAAPTTTSSSANSRIGSASNTPKISTSSLSLQPDNSGALCSSAATAAAVLAAGAAAVHQNNQAFYRNMNSSHHPLISLAANLKSEREVTAPEAPVIENASKQVMEQKEEELSTEGDQLQVPTFGVFDDDFESDRDSETETEDEEQPSTPKILSSEQREARTSEIKKEFVSDFETLLLPSGVQEFIMSSELYNSQIESKITYKRSRDMCEISRLVEVPQGVNPPSPLDAFRSTQQWDVMRCSLRDVIIDSERRNEDSSSVYAKIIKNFRTLEMFSLFYNYYFAITPLEREIAFKILNERDWKVSKDGTMWFLRQGEIKFLNEICEVGDYKIFKLDDWTVIDKINFRLDYSFLQSSVDAVSEPRGMNVDNNADNNDVNDQSNVNLEQQRQQISHGKQLLKQLRQGKINV comes from the coding sequence ATGGCTCATAGAAAATTACAACAGGAGGTCGATAGGGTCTTTAAAAAGATCAATGAGGGTTTAGAAATCTTCAATAGCTATTATGAAAGGCATGAATCATGTACGAACAATCCTTCTCAAAAGGACAAGTTAGAGTCcgatttgaaaagagaggTCAAGAAACTACAAAGGCTGAGGGAACAGATTAAATCGTGGCAAAGCTCACCCGATATTAAGGATAAAGATTCTCTTCTGGATTATAGAAGATCCGTAGAGATAGCGATGGAGAAGTATAAGGCCGTGGAAAAGGCGTCCAAAGAGAAAGCATATTCTAACATTAGCCTGAAAAAGTCAGAGACTTTAGATCCGCAAGAAAGGGAGAGAAGAGATATGTCTGAGTACCTATCCCAGATGATTGATGAATTAGAAAGGCAATATGATTCCCTACAGGTAGAAATTGACAAGCTATTacttttgaataaaaagaagaagacgtCGTCTACATCAAATgatgagaaaaaggaacaatTCAAGCATTTTCAAGGGAGGTATAGGTGGCACCAGCAACAAATGGAACTGGGATTAAGATTGCTAGCCAATGAAGAATTGGACCCCCAGGATGTTAAAAATGTGCAGGATGATATAAACTATTTTGTGGAGTCGAATCAGGATGCGGATTTTGTAGAGGACGAGACTATTTACGATGGTTTGAATTTGCAAAGCAATGAAGCAATTGCTCATGAAGTGGCCCAATATTTTGCCTCACAAAATGCAGAGGATAATGACACATCCGATGCTAATGAATCCCTGCAGGATATATCAAAACTTTCCAGAAAGGAACAACGAAAATTGGAGAGGGAAGCTAAAAAAGCCGCTAAACTGTTGGCAAAAAACGCAACAGGCTCCAACATAAGTGCACCTGGTCCTTCGAACACGCCATCGCCTGTCACACCCTTTGCAGATATTTCTAAGGAAACAGAAAGGAGTCCTTCAGCCTCTCCTATTCATAATATGGTAAAACCTGAAGGGCCTACCAAAGCATCTTCTATAAAGAGCCCCAAGCCTAGTACCGACAACCTACTTCCGTCACTGCAAAAATCGCCAAGTTCAGCTACACCCGAAACTCCAACAAGTGTACATACTCATATTCATCAAACACCGAATGGTATTACTGGCGCCACTACTTTGAAACCTGCCACTCTCCCAGCGAAGCCTACTGGTGAATTAAAATGGGCGGTTGCTGCATCACAGGcaatagaaaaagatagAAAGGTCACCTCTGCATCGTCCACCATTTCCAATACCTCGACGAAGACTCCGACAACTGCTGCACCCACCACAACATCGTCGAGTGCAAACAGCAGAATTGGTAGTGCCTCGAACACACCCAAAATATCAACTTCCTCGTTGTCTCTGCAGCCTGACAATAGTGGCGCGTTATGTTCATCAGCAGCAACCGCAGCAGCTGTCTTGGCAGCAGGTGCAGCAGCTGTGCATCAAAACAATCAAGCCTTTTATAGAAATATGAATTCCTCTCATCAtcctttgatttctttggctGCAAACTTAAAATCAGAGCGTGAAGTCACCGCCCCAGAAGCACCGGTAATCGAAAATGCGAGTAAACAAGTTATGGAAcaaaaagaggaagaactATCAACAGAAGGTGATCAACTCCAAGTACCGACATTTGGAGTATTTGACGACGACTTCGAATCGGATAGGGATTCAGAAACAGAAACAGAGGATGAAGAACAACCAAGTAcgccaaaaattttgagtTCTGAACAAAGAGAGGCCAGAACAAgtgaaattaaaaaagaatttgtAAGTGATTTTGAAACCTTACTGCTACCAAGCGGTGTACAAGAATTCATAATGAGCTCTGAACTCTATAATAGTCAAATTGAATCCAAAATAACATACAAAAGGTCTCGTGATATGTGCGAAATTTCGAGGCTTGTGGAAGTACCGCAAGGCGTTAATCCACCATCTCCCCTGGATGCCTTTAGATCCACCCAGCAGTGGGATGTGATGCGCTGTTCATTGCGTGATGTTATAATAGATTCTGAAAGGCGAAATGAAGATTCATCATCCGTCTATGCCAAAATCATTAAAAATTTTAGAACTTTAGAgatgttttcattattctATAACTACTATTTTGCTATCACTCCTttggaaagagaaattgCATTTAAGATATTGAATGAGAGAGATTGgaaagtttcaaaagatgGTACAATGTGGTTCTTGAGGCAAGGTGAAATCAAGTTTCTGAATGAAATTTGTGAGGTTGGTGAttataaaattttcaaattggaTGACTGGACGGTAATCGATAAAATTAACTTCAGGTTGGATTATTCATTTTTGCAATCATCCGTTGATGCAGTTTCTGAACCCCGTGGCATGAACGTTGACAATAATGCTGACAATAATGATGTTAACGATCAAAGTAATGTAAATTTAGAACAACAAAGACAACAAATTTCTCATGGTAAGCAACTTCTGAAACAACTGAGACAAGGCAAAATCAATGTATGA
- the PRM2 gene encoding pheromone-regulated protein PRM2 (similar to Saccharomyces cerevisiae PRM2 (YIL037C); ancestral locus Anc_7.213), which translates to MDNVRLIKPLSLPQRLINCLFHPLLLIFFTSVILTIWGTFSVIDATMIKTSYMKIKKNDTEIATVVSISTTTATSTTTLVTTHQPTSSASIYSLNRSFIDDTLDQYFEGKVKDVASQIDTDMQEKFQLYTDNLLNNKQQLITNQISLETESMKNVLGLNNTIYNELLTKSQLINETWNRISEDAMTIDEESISQMASSLFLNYSMFDDIFQNYTTRLNFLQVFNDTITDFSLQLGTNTTFNLNFLQTSTSWDQFKKNFTKTLQNEISTLSGSTTNVKPPTTLTKRSFETSEEEKNAFNAVKSRILRMCRKMTIIFTAIYVAFVVLLMIIERIIFQLENQQINLVMSQINNFTGCTSFTQYNTIVRGLIATLNLCVLYPFPYHFTKLINQKILKRGPEQIDGKKAKRSKLFYCSWWVFSNGVHLWLFGLLMLLVHWQIVSRLTSFEVPYSPKLDKRADSLLYKREAWTETNTTTAVEGLINDSISLLCENFQLEVNERLVSDSLSFSADHSFKNQSMNILSLWVNDTNTQFEKYLNESSQDWNGIDLSIGPLVSTNSLTEFMDQYSMPTNKLTKTNASFALDIQKYGIIIQGTNVGNNSVGAPSSLAKRHEVEHEQIMVSSLHTVYKWGLLIICLTILLHHTLTFIILKL; encoded by the coding sequence ATGGATAATGTACGCTTAATTAAGCCTCTATCGCTTCCACAAAGGCTCATTAATTGCCTCTTCCACCCCCTTTTGCTAATATTCTTCACTTCTGTAATTTTAACTATTTGGGGCACCTTTTCGGTCATTGACGCCACAATGATAAAAACCTCCTACATGAAGATTAAAAAGAACGATACCGAAATTGCGACTGTCGTATCTATTTCTACGACCACGGCAACAAGCACAACAACATTGGTCACAACACACCAACCCACATCTTCTGCAAGCATATATTCCTTGAACAGATCATTTATTGACGACACACTTGATCAGTATTTTGAAGGTAAAGTAAAAGATGTTGCATCTCAAATCGACACGGATATGcaggaaaaatttcaattgtATACGGAtaatttattgaataaCAAACAACAGCTTATCACCAACCAAATCAGTTTGGAAACTGAatcaatgaagaatgttCTCGGACTGAACAACACTATCTACAACGAGCTACTCACTAAATCGCAATTAATAAATGAGACATGGAACAGAATATCAGAAGATGCCATGACGATCGATGAAGAGTCGATTTCACAAATGGCATCAAGCTTATTTCTAAACTATTCCATGTTCGATGATATTTTCCAGAACTACACCACGAGATTGAACTTCTTACAGGTATTCAATGACACTATCACCGACTTTTCTCTCCAACTGGGTACCAATACTACCTTTAATCTCAACTTCTTACAAACTTCCACCAGCTGGGatcaattcaaaaaaaatttcaccaAAACCTTACAGAATGAAATTTCCACTCTATCGGGAAGCACTACAAACGTTAAGCCACCAACTACATTGACCAAACGGTCTTTTGAAACTagtgaagaggaaaaaaatgcgtTCAATGCAGTAAAAAGTCGTATTCTCCGTATGTGTCGGAAAATGACAATAATATTCACGGCAATCTATGTTGCCTTTGTGGTTTTGCTAATGATAATAGAAAGAATCATATTTCAGCTGGAAAACCAGCAGATAAATCTGGTAATGTCACAAATTAATAATTTTACAGGATGTACTAGTTTCACTCAATACAATACGATTGTAAGAGGCTTGATAGCTACTTTAAACCTCTGCGTACTCTATCCATTTCCCTACCACTTTACAAAGCTTATAAACCAAAAGATACTGAAAAGGGGACCGGAACAAATTGATGGCAAAAAGGCAAAACGATCCAAACTGTTTTACTGTAGTTGGTGGGTATTTTCAAATGGAGTTCACTTGTGGCTTTTCGGTTTATTGATGTTGTTGGTTCATTGGCAAATCGTTTCACGATTAACGAGCTTTGAAGTACCATACTCGCCTAAGTTAGATAAAAGAGCTGATTCTTTACTCTATAAGAGGGAAGCGTGGACAGAAACAAATACGACCACCGCAGTGGAAGGTCTTATTAATGATAGCATAAGCCTATTGTGCGAAAATTTCCAACTGGAAGTAAATGAAAGGTTAGTTTCAGACAGTCTGAGCTTTTCAGCTGACCACAGTTTCAAAAACCAATCAATGAATATTCTGAGCCTTTGGGTCAACGACACAAACACCCAATTTGAGAAGTATCTTAATGAAAGTTCTCAAGATTGGAACGGAATAGACCTTTCAATTGGACCTCTAGTAAGTACTAATTCCCTCACTGAGTTCATGGATCAATATTCGATGCCTACAAACAAACTTACCAAAACTAACGCATCATTTGCACTGGACATTCAGAAATATGGAATAATCATTCAAGGAACTAATGTGGGCAACAACTCGGTAGGCGCCCCTTCATCGCTAGCTAAGCGGCATGAAGTAGAGCACGAGCAAATAATGGTGTCCTCGCTGCACACTGTTTACAAGTGGGGCCTCTTAATAATTTGTTTGACTATACTGCTGCACCACACGCTTAcatttataatattaaagCTGTAA